A single window of Xiphophorus hellerii strain 12219 chromosome 12, Xiphophorus_hellerii-4.1, whole genome shotgun sequence DNA harbors:
- the f2r gene encoding proteinase-activated receptor 1, producing MYSNSMFPLAFGLLVLSLTQSSAHSENGSMLLPRTFSGRFVLVTEEPMEYIDLSALDSLSDTVDDDGSGSETEQKLLKKHGQHDRLQKHLVVSEEAKEFLQGHLATAFVPTVYILVFITSVPLNLLAMVMFVHRIRPRKPAVIYMLNLACADLLFGLLLPFKVAYHYNGNNWIYGSFMCRVVTAAFHCNMYCSVLLVMCISVDRFLAVVYPMNSLMWRSPQTAAAVCAAMWLLSLGGTSPLLISEQTLYLSDLGITTCHDVQDVETLQSYYLYFFPVYSSIFFFIPLAFTTVCYVRIVQALAAANLENRSKKTRAIVMTVVVLLVFVVCFAPTNIILMIHYVQISHTSSDGSYQAYLLSVCIGSLSCCLDPLLYYYGSSQCQKQVAAVLRCSPLAPAGSSMDTRSTQKSGSSTRSCKMEGMYSGHYNKLVA from the exons ATGTACAGCAACAGCATGTTCCCTCTAGCATTCGGCTTGCTGGTTTTGTCTTTAACTCAAAGCTCAGCACATTCAGAAAATG GCTCCATGTTGCTGCCTCGGACTTTCTCAGGTCGCTTTGTCCTGGTGACTGAAGAACCCATGGAATACATTGACCTGTCTGCGTTGGACAGTTTGAGTGATACTGTTGATGATGACGGCTCAGGTTCTGAGACGGAGCAGAAACTGTTGAAGAAACACGGCCAGCACGATCGCTTGCAAAAGCACCTTGTCGTCTCTGAGGAGGCCAAAGAGTTTCTCCAGGGTCACCTCGCGACGGCATTCGTCCCCACTGTTTACATCCTGGTCTTCATCACTAGCGTGCCTCTCAACCTTCTGGCCATGGTGATGTTTGTCCACCGAATCCGTCCCAGAAAGCCTGCAGTGATCTACATGCTGAACCTGGCTTGTGCTGACCTTCTGTTTGGCCTGCTCCTCCCCTTTAAAGTCGCCTACCATTATAATGGCAACAACTGGATCTACGGGTCCTTCATGTGCAGGGTGGTGACAGCAGCTTTCCACTGCAACATGTACTGCTCCGTGCTGCTCGTCATGTGCATCAGTGTGGACCGGTTCCTGGCCGTGGTTTACCCCATGAACTCCCTGATGTGGCGAAGCCCTCAGACTGCTGCAGCCGTCTGTGCAGCCATGTGGCTCCTCTCCCTGGGAGGAACGTCCCCCCTCCTGATCTCAGAACAGACACTATATTTATCAGACCTTGGGATTACCACCTGTCATGATGTGCAGGATGTGGAAACCCTGCAATCCTACTATCTCTACTTCTTCCCCGTATActcctccatcttcttcttcataCCTCTTGCCTTCACTACTGTCTGCTATGTTCGAATCGTTCAGGCTCTGGCGGCAGCCAACTTGGAGAACCGCTCCAAGAAGACGCGGGCAATCGTGATGACTGTGGTGGTGCTGCTTGTGTTCGTGGTCTGCTTCGCTCCCACAAACATCATCCTGATGATTCACTATGTTCAGATCAGCCACACATCCAGTGACGGTTCTTACCAGGCGTACCTGCTCTCTGTGTGCATAGGAAGCCTCAGCTGCTGTCTGGATCCTCTCCTCTACTACTACGGCTCCTCTCAGTGCCAGAAGCAGGTGGCTGCAGTACTTAGGTGCTCACCACTGGCACCAGCAGGGAGCAGCATGGACACACGCAGCACGCAAAAGAGTGGATCAAGCACCAGATCCTGCAAGATGGAGGGCATGTATAGTGGTCATTATAACAAGCTGGTGGCTTAA